Proteins found in one Panicum hallii strain FIL2 chromosome 4, PHallii_v3.1, whole genome shotgun sequence genomic segment:
- the LOC112890080 gene encoding transmembrane protein 45A-like, which yields MGSFSGHVLPGTLFLAVGLWRVWSAVSRFAADPPAFRVRAWSPLPKGPRLLELYVVAGGAFLDMCLELGGGVLAGRGGGGGGVDPASLIYLEHGGMLLMFFLFGALALLSQKTRYLPLTDGELCLVAAAAFTSELLLFSYHSGTHMGLEGYYHHLLVVLVGLCILATVLGALLPASFPADLAAGVLIALQGLWFYQTALSLYGPMLPAGCALDAAERSRVECRSRAAEERAEQLANLQLFGAVFLAFVYALGCYAVAAARHGHPDLAAMHDEHVAALECRGGGGGARAQEECAI from the exons ATGGGGTCGTTCAGTGGCCACGTGCTGCCGGGGACGCTGTTCCTGGCGGTGGGCCTGTGGCGGGTGTGGTCCGCCGTGTCGCGCTTCGCCGCCGACCCGCCGGCGTTCCGCGTCCGCGCGTGGAGCCCCCTCCCCAAGGGCCCCCGGCTCCTGGAGCTCTacgtggtggccggcggcgcgtTCCTCGACATGTGCCtggagctcggcggcggcgtcctcgcgggccgcggcggaggcggcggcggggtcgacCCCGCCAGCCTGATCTACCTCGAGCACGGCGGCATGCTCCTCATGTTCTTCCTCTTCGGCGCGCTCGCCCTCCTCTCCCAGAAGACCAG GTACCTGCCGCTGACGGACGGTGAGCTGTgcctggtggcggcggcggcgttcacGTCGGAGCTCCTCCTCTTCTCCTACCACTCCGGCACCCACATGGGGCTGGAGGGCTACTaccaccacctcctcgtcgtcctcgtcggCCTCTGCATCCTCGCCACCGTCCTCGGCGCGCTCCTGCCGGCGAGCTTCCccgccgacctcgccgccggcgtgctGATCGCGCTGCAGGGGCTGTGGTTCTACCAGACAGCGCTCTCGCTGTACGGGCCCATGCTCCCGGCCGGGTGCGCCCTGGACGCCGCCGAGCGCAGCCGCGTGGAGTgccgcagccgcgccgccgagGAGCGCGCCGAGCAGCTGGCCAACCTGCAGCTGTTCGGGGCCGTGTTCCTCGCCTTCGTGTACGCGCTCGGGTGCTACGCCGTCGCCGCGGCGAGGCACGGGCACCCGGACCTGGCGGCGATGCACGACGAGCACGTCGCCGCCCTCGagtgccgcggcggcggcggtggcgcccgTGCCCAGGAGGAGTGCGCGATCTAG
- the LOC112891165 gene encoding pyrophosphate-energized vacuolar membrane proton pump: MAILSALATEVLIPVAGIIGIAFAVVQWVLVSRVKLSPAAAAAGGSKNGYGDYLIEEEEGLNDHNVVVKCAEIQNAISEGATSFLFTEYQYVGIFMSIFAVVIFLFLGSVEGFSTKSQPCTYSKGKTCKPALFTALFSTASFLLGAITSLVSGFLGMKIATYANARTTLEARKGVGKAFITAFRSGAVMGFLLASSGLVVLYITINVFKLYYGDDWEGLFESITGYGLGGSSMALFGRVGGGIYTKAADVGADLVGKVERNIPEDDPRNPAVIADNVGDNVGDIAGMGSDLFGSYAESSCAALVVASISSFGINHDFTGMCYPLLVSSVGIIVCLITTLIATDFSEIKAVKEIEPALKKQLVISTALMTVGIAIISWLALPAKFTIFNFGTQKEVSNWGLFFCVAIGLWAGLIIGFVTEYYTSNAYSPVQDVADSCRTGAATNVIFGLALGYKSVIIPIFAIAVSIYVSFSIAAMYGIAVAALGMLSTIATGLAIDAYGPISDNAGGIAEMAGMSHRIRERTDALDAAGNTTAAIGKGFAIGSAALVSLALFGAFVSRAGVKVVDVLSPKVFIGLIVGAMLPYWFSAMTMKSVGSAALKMVEEVRRQFNTIPGLMEGTGKPDYATCVKISTDASIKEMIPPGALVMLTPLIVGTLFGVETLSGVLAGALVSGVQIAISASNTGGAWDNAKKYIEAGASEHARTLGPKGSDCHKAAVIGDTIGDPLKDTSGPSLNILIKLMAVESLVFAPFFATHGGLLFKYL, from the exons ATGGCGATCCTCTCGGCGCTCGCGACCGAGGTGCTCATCCCCGTCGCCGGCATCATCGGCATCGCCTTCGCCGTCGTGCAGTGGGTGCTCGTGTCGCGGGTGAAGCTctccccggccgcggccgccgcgggcgGCAGCAAGAACGGCTACGGCGACTACCTcatcgaggaggaggagggcctcAACGACCACAACGTCGTCGTCAAGTGCGCCGAGATCCAGAACGCCATCTCCGAAG GAGCAACATCTTTTCTCTTCACGGAGTACCAATATGTTGGTATTTTCATGTCGATCTTCGCCGTtgtcatcttcctcttccttGGCTCGGTTGAGGGATTCAGTACAAAGAGCCAGCCCTGCACCTATAGCAAGGGCAAGACCTGCAAGCCTGCCCTGTTCACGGCACTCTTCAGCACTGCGTCCTTCTTGCTTGGAGCCATCACCTCTTTGGTCTCTGGTTTCCTCGGAATGAAGATTGCCACATATGCCAATGCCAGAACCACCCTGGAAGCTAGGAAGGGTGTCGGGAAGGCATTCATCACCGCTTTCCGCTCTGGTGCTGTTATGGGTTTTTTGCTTGCATCAAGCGGTCTTGTGGTTCTCTACATCACCATTAATGTATTTAAGTTGTACTACGGTGATGACTGGGAGGGTCTTTTTGAGTCTATCACTGGGTATGGTCTTGGTGGGTCTTCCATGGCTCTCTTCGGAAGAGTTGGTGGAGGTATCTACACAAAGGCAGCTGATGTGGGTGCTGATCTTGTTGGCAAAGTTGAAAGGAACATCCCCGAGGACGATCCTAGGAACCCAGCT GTGATCGCTGACAATGTCGGTGACAATGTTGGTGACATTGCTGGAATGGGATCTGATCTCTTTGGTTCATACGCAGAATCTTCCTGCGCTGCCCTTGTTGTTGCATCTATTTCATCTTTTGGAATCAACCATGATTTCACTGGGATGTGCTACCCGCTGCTTGTGAGCTCTGTTGGGATCATTGTCTGCTTGATCACCACACTCATTGCCACTGACTTCTCTGAGATCAAGGCTGTGAAAGAAATCGAACCTGCACTTAAGAAGCAGCTCGTCATCTCCACTGCTTTGATGACTGTTGGTATTGCCATAATCAGCTGGTTGGCCCTTCCAGCGAAGTTCACCATCTTCAACTTCGGCACCCAGAAGGAAGTATCCAACTG GGGCTTGTTCTTCTGTGTTGCAATTGGTCTGTGGGCTGGTCTTATTATTGGTTTTGTCACAGAATACTACACTAGCAATGCATACAG TCCTGTGCAAGATGTTGCGGATTCCTGCAGAACTGGTGCTGCCACCAATGTCATTTTTGGTCTTGCTCTAGGATACAAGTCAGTTATCATCCCAATTTTCGCTATTGCCGTCAGCATCTATGTCAGTTTCTCTATTGCCGCAATGTACGGCATTGCCGTTGCTGCTCTTGGTATGCTAAGCACAATCGCAACTGGCCTTGCTATTGATGCTTATGGTCCCATTAGTGACAATGCTGGTGGCATTGCTGAGATGGCTGGAATGAGCCACAGAATCCGTGAGAGAACTGATGCTCTTGATGCTGCTGGTAACACAACTGCTGCTATTGGAAAG GGATTTGCCATTGGATCAGCTGCTCTTGTCTCCCTGGCCCTTTTTGGTGCCTTCGTCAGCAGAGCTGGAGTGAAGGTGGTTGATGTCCTCTCCCCCAAGGTCTTCATTGGCTTGATTGTCGGAGCCATGCTTCCGTACTGGTTCTCTGCCATGACCATGAAGAGTGTTGGAAGTGCTGCTCTGAAGATGGTTGAGGAGGTCCGCAGGCAGTTCAACACCATTCCTGGGCTGATGGAGGGAACTGGCAAGCCTGACTATGCTACCTGTGTCAAGATCTCCACCGATGCTTCCATCAAGGAGATGATCCCCCCGGGTGCTCTGGTCATGCTCACTCCCCTCATTGTTGGAACCCTCTTTGGTGTGGAGACCCTCTCTGGCGTTCTTGCTGGTGCCCTGGTTTCTGGAGTGCAG ATTGCCATCTCTGCTTCCAACACTGGTGGTGCATGGGACAATGCCAAGAAGTACATTGAG GCTGGTGCCAGCGAGCACGCAAGGACCCTGGGCCCTAAGGGATCAGACTGCCACAAGGCTGCTGTGATCGGCGACACCATCGGTGACCCCCTGAAGGACACCTCTGGCCCATCCCTCAACATCCTCATCAAGCTCATGGCTGTGGAGTCTCTCGTGTTCGCCCCCTTCTTTGCCACCCACGGTGGCCTGCTCTTCAAGTACCTGTAA